Genomic DNA from Chloroflexia bacterium SDU3-3:
GCTATCGGACGTGACACCACCCTCACATGGCTCGGCCACGCCACCTGGCACATCCTCTCGCCAGGCGGCAAGCGCCTGCTGATCGACGCCTGGCTTGGCTCCAGCCCGACCTTCCCGGCCAGCTGGGCGGCCAGGCTGCACGATGAGGGCGTGGACTACATCCTGATCACCCATGGCCATATGGACCACATCGGCGACCTGCTGGGCATCGCCGAGCAGACCAAGGCCACCCTGGTGTGCCAGTTCGACATCGTGCCCTGGCTGGTGGCCAACGGCGTACCCGAGGAGCGGATTATCGGCTTCAACAAGGGCGGCGCGGTCGACCTAGGCGGCGTGCAGGCCACTATGACCAACGCCACCCACTCCAGCACGGTGCACCACCAGGGCCAGATCATCCCTATGGGCACCGAGGCGGGCTATGTGCTGCGCATGGAGAACGGCTTCACCATCTACCACACCGGCGACACCGCCGTGCACGCCGACATGCAGATCATCGGCGCGCTCTACCAGCCCGAGCTCACCATCTTGCCAATTGGCGACCACTTTACCATGGGGCCGCGCCAGGCCGCCTACGCGCTCAAGCTGATCGGCTCGCGCTACGCCCTGCCCAGCCACTACGGCACCTTCCCGCTGCTGCGCGGCACGCCCGATCAATTGCGGCAGCACCTGGCCGAATTCGCAGTACAATGCGATGTGCTCGCACCCAAGCCGGGCGAGCCTGTTTCCTAGCCTGGAAGTGAAAAGGCAGCACGATGAAGCTGATTGTTCCACAAACTGCTGTCGCCGACATTGAGCCAACCATACGCACGATAGCGCCCGATCTCAGTATCGTCCATATCGCCGAAGATGGAAGCGCCGATGGCGACATAGCTGATGCCGATGCCATCTTACGCTGGATGATGAGCAAGGTGCTCGACACCACGATCGACCAAGCGCCACGCCTGCGCTGGGTGCACACCATGAGCGCAGGCGTCGATGGATTCCGCCTGGGCGATCTGGCGCGGCGCAAGATAACGCTCACCAACTCGGCGGGGGCACACGCCATCGCCATCAGCGAATTTGTGCTTTCCACCATGCTCGGCAGGGTCAAGCGCCTGCGCGAGCTGGCCAGCTTCACCCCCGGCGACGCCTGGCAGCGCAGGCGCTCGCTCGATATGGGCGAGCTGTACGGGCAGACGGTGCTTATCCTGGGGCTGGGCAGCATCGGGCGCGAGATCGCCAAGCGCGCCCACGCCTTTGGCATGCGGGTGATCGGCAGCCGCCGCCGCCCCGTGCCCATGCCGAACATAGACGTAGTGGTGGGCGATCACCAGTGGCGCGACCTGCTGCCCCAGGCCGACTTTGTGGTGGTGGCC
This window encodes:
- a CDS encoding D-2-hydroxyacid dehydrogenase, with amino-acid sequence MKLIVPQTAVADIEPTIRTIAPDLSIVHIAEDGSADGDIADADAILRWMMSKVLDTTIDQAPRLRWVHTMSAGVDGFRLGDLARRKITLTNSAGAHAIAISEFVLSTMLGRVKRLRELASFTPGDAWQRRRSLDMGELYGQTVLILGLGSIGREIAKRAHAFGMRVIGSRRRPVPMPNIDVVVGDHQWRDLLPQADFVVVATPLTAATRGMVDADAFGRMKPGAYLINIARGQIVDSDALIDALRTRRLSGASLDTLPVEPLPADHPLWSAPNIWITPHISWMSPRTQERSLSYFYENLRRFVAGEDLINVVDIQQGY
- a CDS encoding metal-dependent hydrolase; the encoded protein is MSAIGRDTTLTWLGHATWHILSPGGKRLLIDAWLGSSPTFPASWAARLHDEGVDYILITHGHMDHIGDLLGIAEQTKATLVCQFDIVPWLVANGVPEERIIGFNKGGAVDLGGVQATMTNATHSSTVHHQGQIIPMGTEAGYVLRMENGFTIYHTGDTAVHADMQIIGALYQPELTILPIGDHFTMGPRQAAYALKLIGSRYALPSHYGTFPLLRGTPDQLRQHLAEFAVQCDVLAPKPGEPVS